A stretch of the Erinaceus europaeus chromosome 1, mEriEur2.1, whole genome shotgun sequence genome encodes the following:
- the LOC103107279 gene encoding vomeronasal type-1 receptor 4-like: protein MTVNSSHLDTSRVASRHWAIGVIFSVQTSVGILGNFSLLLHYVSLSLRGLRVRVTDVILRHLTTANSLVILSKGITQTMAALGVRDFLSDVGCKLVFYLHKVGRGVSMGTTCFLSVSQMVTISPWTSRWAELKERTSQNTDYYMTLIWVLHVSVNFVVMIHVNSNLSGKNITRNRYFGYCSVAFQNEITASLLVLLLLLPDVASLGLMLWASSSMVSMLYMHRQRVQHLHRAHVTPRASPESRATQNILVLLSTFVTCYTFSSICHICIAFSKNPSWWMVNISALCAACFPTISPFLLRSPHCRLCGLCWVYMGGTNTPSVMGTV, encoded by the coding sequence ATGACAGTGAACAGCAGTCATCTGGATACCAGCAGAGTGGCCTCCAGGCACTGGGCCATAGGGGTGATCTTTTCAGTGCAGACTTCCGTGGGGATCCTGGGGAACTTCTCTCTGCTGCTCCactatgtctccctgtctctcagggGGCTCAGGGTAAGGGTCACAGATGTGATTCTCAGACACCTGACCACAGCCAACTCCTTGGTCATTCTCTCTAAAGGCATCACCCAGACCATGGCAGCTCTGGGGGTGAGGGATTTCCTCAGTGATGTTGGATGCAAGCTTGTGTTCTACCTTCATAAGGTGGGCAGAGGGGTTTCCATGGGCACCACCTGCTTCCTGAGTGTCTCCCAAATGGTCACCATCAGCCCCTGGACTTCTAGGTGGGCAGAGCTGAAAGAAAGAACTTCCCAGAACACTGATTACTACATGACACTAATCTGGGTGCTCCACGTGTCAGTCAACTTTGTGGTGATGATTCATGTGAATAGTAATTTGAGTGGCAAAAACATCACCAGGAACAGATATTTTGGGTATTGTTCTGTTGCATTTCAAAATGAAATCACAGCTTCACTCTTGGTGTTGTTGCTCTTACTCCCTGACGTGGCATCTCTGGGCCTCATGCTCTGGGCTAGCAGCTCCATGGTGTCCATGCTCTATATGCACAGGCAGCGGGTCCAGCACCTTCACAGAGCTCATGTCACTCCCAGAGCCTCCCCTGAGAGCAGGGCCACCCAGAATATCCTGGTCCTGCTCAGCACCTTTGTTACCTGCTATACCTTCTCCTCCATTTGTCATATCTGCATTGCTTTTTCAAAGAATCCCAGCTGGTGGATGGTGAACATCTCTGCTCTGTGTGCTGCCTGCTTCCCCACCATCAGCCCCTTCCTCCTCAGGAGCCCCCACTGCAGGCTGTGTGGGCTATGCTGGGTCTACATGGGGGGCACCAATACCCCTAGTGTGATGGGGACAGTGTAA